Proteins found in one Dermacentor silvarum isolate Dsil-2018 chromosome 8, BIME_Dsil_1.4, whole genome shotgun sequence genomic segment:
- the LOC125947632 gene encoding uncharacterized protein LOC125947632 — protein sequence MLGKIILEAVVMCGNAGLHIDFITTDGAAWKRSMWHSFGIHGRKENTVCRRQHPTDPERFLHFISDFPHLVKCVRNTFVRTGVRLPEGHASVDPIDCARKLDEQHDTTLKAMSHISTSVVRPNGFEKMRVNYAVRLYSDEVLRGLFLYNEIIEEKHGSTAATVSFVEKLRRLIEAMTSRCSSGALKPGGTHEKCIENFLAYLDEWETAAGSGGFLSRSTAEGLRVNLSSTLHLLRYLTTKLKFSYMMTCHLSQDPLERLFGIVRQMSGCNDHATPSQFLISVNTLSFQNLAKPPKGSNVPSGLLRILLGADNGKDRTSQRKLDELLDAGNLAEAHEVLSECGHGTEHVDMVVQTSNARLVYYMAGYVARKSVASTKCAECSRQLLQGENDSAPGAASLTAAVDRGGLLYPSAKLNALVTTLENTFTHCFSVREVKCDSIMDLVSFLQLRKLTLVGCSDHSMSLTNKLSSSMCLLGSIFM from the coding sequence ATGTTAGGCAAAATAATCCTCGAAGCAGTAGTCATGTGCGGAAACGCCGGTTTGCACATAGACTTTATCACCACTGATGGAGCTGCGTGGAAGAGGAGTATGTGGCACTCGTTCGGTATACACGgcagaaaagaaaacacagtctGTAGAAGGCAGCACCCTACAGACCCAGAACGTTTTTTGCACTTCATCTCGGACTTCCCACACCTTGTTAAATGTGTGAGGAATACTTTTGTTCGAACTGGCGTGAGACTGCCAGAAGGCCATGCCAGTGTTGACCCTATTGACTGTGCCCGAAAGCTCGATGAACAGCATGACACGACTCTCAAAGCCATGTCTCATATTAGCACATCAGTCGTGCGGCCAAATGGCTTTGAGAAAATGAGGGTAAATTACGCAGTGAGGCTTTATAGCGATGAAGTCCTCAGGGGACTTTTCTTGTACAATGAAATCATCGAAGAAAAGCATGGGAGCACGGCTGCGACAGTCAGCTTTGTGGAAAAATTGAGAAGGCTGATTGAGGCAATGACTTCAAGGTGCAGCTCAGGAGCACTCAAGCCTGGAGGGACGCACGAGAAGTGCATTGAAAACTTCTTGGCCTACCTGGACGAGTGGGAAACAGCTGCAGGCTCCGGAGGTTTCCTTAGCCGCAGTACAGCCGAAGGACTTCGTGTTAACTTGTCAAGCACGCTACACCTTCTCCGCTACCTGACGACGAAGTTGAAATTCAGCTATATGATGACATGCCACTTGAGTCAGGACCCTCTGGAGAGGCTGTTTGGAATCGTCCGACAAATGTCTGGATGCAATGACCATGCGACTCCTTCCCAGTTCCTCATCTCGGTTAACACTTTAAGCTTCCAGAATTTGGCAAAACCACCGAAAGGAAGCAATGTGCCCTCAGGACTGCTGAGGATTCTGCTAGGAGCTGACAACGGAAAGGACCGGACTTCTCAGAGGAAGCTGGATGAGCTTCTTGACGCAGGAAACCTTGCCGAAGCACATGAAGTGCTCAGTGAATGCGGCCACGGTACCGAGCATGTTGACATGGTAGTGCAAACCAGCAATGCCAGACTCGTATATTACATGGCTGGCTATGTGGCAAGAAAGAGCGTTGCAAGCACCAAATGCGCAGAGTGCAGCCGGCAGCTCCTACAAGGCGAAAACGATTCAGCTCCAGGTGCAGCATCCCTCACTGCAGCTGTTGACCGAGGAGGCCTGCTGTACCCATCAGCCAAGCTCAATGCACTCGTGACCACTCTCGAGAACACTTTTACCCACTGTTTTAGTGTGAGAGAAGTCAAATGTGACAGCATCATGGACTTGGTTTCCTTCTTGCAGTTAAGAAAGCTTACCCTCGTTGGCTGCTCTGACCACAGTATGTCCCTTACAAACAAATTATCAAGTTCTATGTGCTTACTAGGCTCCATTTTCATGTGA